The nucleotide window CATTGGCAGAATCTGCGGTGGCGGCGGGTGCTGCGGCCGGCATGGGCAAACTGACCATGATTCCGTTTTCGGCGGCGGTTTCTGCAGCTGCGGCGTGTACCTGCGGCGGCGTGAATCCCGGAACCTCAATCCACGGGAGCGGGCGGCCTTGTTCGGCGCTACCGCCTGCGATAATGCTTCCGGTCATCGGGTCAACCGTCAGCTGACCGCGTTCGTTCGGGAGTACCAGCGGAACTTCGCCCGCGGCAAGCATCGAAATGTCGAGGAAGTCAATCTTTTCAGGCAGTCCCAAAATATTGATTTCTTTCTTGGCAAAATCTGCCCACTGCGGAAGGCCGCCGCTTGCGCCAGCAATACGCGTGCGGCCTGATTTCAGCGGCTTGTTGTCGTCAAAGCCCACATAGCTACCGATAGCAATCACGGAATCAGTAGAAATGCCGTTCTTCTCGTTCACGTAAGTCGGGAGCGCGCCGAGGAATGCCACGTTGCGGTAATCGTTGGTGGTACCGGTCTTACCGAGGGCGGGGTAGCGCAGCGTAATGGCGTTATCCGGCGAGGTCACCGTAATGTGCGTGTACTGGCTGCGTGCCGTACCGTTTACGAACACGGAATGCAACATCACTGCCATCTGCGAGGTAATCGTGTCGCCAAGCACTACCTTGCTTTCGGTCTTGTTCTTGAAAATCACCTTGCCGTCGCGGTTCTTGATTTCCTTGATGAAGCACGGATCGGTCCAGTCGCCGTCTAGGCACTTGAACACCTTGCCGGTTAAAAGCGTCTGGTAAGCCGTCGAAATTTCGGCGAGCGTAATGTCGTTCACGCCGAGCGGCATACTGAACACTTTCTGCAACTTCTGCTTGATGCCGATTTCCTTGGCAAAACGTGCGTACTCGGCAAAGGCGAGCGAACGCCTGTAATCGGGCCAGTATCGCAGGTGTTCGGCATCCAGGTAATCCACTTCGCTGTCCACCGGTTCGATCATGGTCGAAAGGCGCTTCATATCGGCGAGTGTAAAGTGGTTGAGCAATACCACGGAATCCAGTGGCGGGAGCACAATCGACGGGTCCAGTTCTTGTGCCTGGCGTTCGCGCAAGATTTCGGAATAGCGCTTGTAGTTGTGCTTGATGAACCCGAGAGTCTTCGCATCTTTCTTGGACTGCTTCACGGCGACATCGTTAAAGGTTCCGTAGCGCAGGTTCAGCACGTCGAGCGCCTTGGCGTCTTTACCTTCGAGCCTGTAGCGTTCGGCAAGGGCGTCGCGGGCTTTGGTGAATTCGATTTCGCGCTTGGTGTCTTCTTTCAAAATCAGGCCGTACTTGTCACGCAGACGTTCAAAGAACTTCTTGGTGTCTTCGTCTTCGTGGCGTGCCATGTCGTTCACGGCTGCAATGTCGTTGAATTCTTCGAGCGAAAGCTTGTCGAGCAAGTGCTCCAGAAGCCAAATACTTGCAATGTTTTCAGAACGCGTGGCAGACCAGGCAATGCTTACGACGTCACCCTTGTTCTTGTGGTCCGGACGCGGAAAATAGAACTGATTGGTGAACTGGAAAACGTTGAAGTCGTTTTCAAGCATGTCCAGGTAATTCCAGTGGTACTTGAGGGCGAGTGCATAAAGGATCGGCTTCCAGCTAGAACCCAGCTGGCGCACAGCCTTAAAGCTACGGTCGAATCCGGTGTTGTGGAAACCGCCCTGGCTTGCGATTACGTTGCCGTTCTGGATAGCGAACAGGGCGCCTTGCAGCACGGGTTCCGTTTCAATCTGGCAAGGGGCAAAGCCGTCTACAAGCTTATCGTCCATGATGCTCACCAAGAGGATTGCTCCCTTCTTGAGTTGCGGGGCCAAAATCTTGTTCACGTCGCCGCCGGCCTTTTTCGCGAAGTCCTTCACGGCTGCTTCCGAAACCAAGCCCTTGAGCTGGCCGAAGCTGAGAGTCAATGCCTTCAGGCCTCCCTGGTCATCGACCATGATGCTGTCGACGGTGCCGTACAGGTAGTCACCCTTGCGTGCCGTCTGGGCGCGGTTTGCAAACTGTGCCTTCGGGAGCACGAAGCCGCCGAGCTGCATCTGGAGTCCACTGATGTTTGCCTGTAAAGCGGTCTTTGCGGCGTCCTGGCTGCGGGCATCTACGGTCGTCGTAATCGAAAGCTGTGCCTTGCGCCAGTCCTCGATTCCTTCGGCTTCAAACTTTTTCTGGAAGAATTCGCCGTCCAGTTTTTCTTCAATACGTTCGAGCATGGTGCTCACGCTAAAGCGGAAGTTGCCGTGGTTGAATTCCAGCGGTTTGGCCAGCGCTTCGCTCATTTCTTCTTCAGAAATGTAGTTCTCTTCGACCATGCGGCGGAGCACATATTCCAAACGT belongs to Fibrobacter sp. UWB15 and includes:
- a CDS encoding transglycosylase domain-containing protein, yielding MRLFSKLFKIVAAFALVGLICCIPAYIVVFKILPTQDPDNQFNRSTILQVLSGETRVYYNDGEELLGAFFDANHRVYVPYGDIPANIVNALIAAEDAGYWTHSGFSIYGFTRAMISNIKSGHMRQGGSTLTQQAVKNIFGREERSIKEKGKELINALRMEKHFSKEDILEFYLNQFHVSGTGKGVAIAAQYFFNKELKDLTLAECAFIAGSVKGPFNYDPFIQRSAERREKALARGKERLEYVLRRMVEENYISEEEMSEALAKPLEFNHGNFRFSVSTMLERIEEKLDGEFFQKKFEAEGIEDWRKAQLSITTTVDARSQDAAKTALQANISGLQMQLGGFVLPKAQFANRAQTARKGDYLYGTVDSIMVDDQGGLKALTLSFGQLKGLVSEAAVKDFAKKAGGDVNKILAPQLKKGAILLVSIMDDKLVDGFAPCQIETEPVLQGALFAIQNGNVIASQGGFHNTGFDRSFKAVRQLGSSWKPILYALALKYHWNYLDMLENDFNVFQFTNQFYFPRPDHKNKGDVVSIAWSATRSENIASIWLLEHLLDKLSLEEFNDIAAVNDMARHEDEDTKKFFERLRDKYGLILKEDTKREIEFTKARDALAERYRLEGKDAKALDVLNLRYGTFNDVAVKQSKKDAKTLGFIKHNYKRYSEILRERQAQELDPSIVLPPLDSVVLLNHFTLADMKRLSTMIEPVDSEVDYLDAEHLRYWPDYRRSLAFAEYARFAKEIGIKQKLQKVFSMPLGVNDITLAEISTAYQTLLTGKVFKCLDGDWTDPCFIKEIKNRDGKVIFKNKTESKVVLGDTITSQMAVMLHSVFVNGTARSQYTHITVTSPDNAITLRYPALGKTGTTNDYRNVAFLGALPTYVNEKNGISTDSVIAIGSYVGFDDNKPLKSGRTRIAGASGGLPQWADFAKKEINILGLPEKIDFLDISMLAAGEVPLVLPNERGQLTVDPMTGSIIAGGSAEQGRPLPWIEVPGFTPPQVHAAAAETAAENGIMVSLPMPAAAPAATADSANAAGAAPSAPAEGSTSEGAAVAVPAQPAQPKAAAMPKDDDWDLPEGFDSKSAFVPIEAE